The nucleotide sequence TCTTTGAATGAATGGAATAAAACACCAATACAGGAAAATTCTTTTGAATATGATTTGAAAAATTTAGGAGAACCTTATCTTTTTATAAGTTCAAATCAAGAAGCCATGCAAACTCCCAAAACACATAGATTATTTAGTTACTTGAATTTTTATGAATCTAGATTAGATGAGCTTCATGATGGTTATATCTTTATAAAATATGCTGAAGATTCAAGCCCTAATATTAAAAAATCGAAAAAAATAGAAGAGTTTGAAGTTGTATTAACGGATACATCAAAAGTTGAAAAGGCGAAATTAAAAAAAGAGCAAAACACCACCTATTTAACTGGTAAAATTATAGATGCTGAAACGAATGCCCCTGTGGCTTTTGCCAATTTAATTTTAAAAGAGCAGGAAATCTATAGAATTTCTGATGATGAGGGATACTTTAAAATTCCTGTAAATGCTAATCTTCTCAATACAGCATCAGTTAATATATCGTCTATGGGGTTTACTTCTCAAAATATCCCTCTTAATCAGCTAAACAAAACTGTTAAGTTAAATCCTAGCTTGGATCAACTTGATGAAGTTATTGTAATAGGTTATACAACACCTTTAGCTGTATTAAAAATAGCAGTAAAAAACATAAAATTTAATCATCCTATTACACCATTCAATTATCATAGGTATACAAAAACTTTAATGAATAAAGATGATGAAGACATTATTGATATTGACTTATTTACTAAAGAATATGATGAGGGTTATCGGCAGCTCAATAGAGCTAATCGTAGGGTAGATCAAATAAAATGGAATAAAAATGATTTAGGAAAACGATTGAAAAACACAAGTCAATTATTTGGTTATGCACGTCAAAATGCAAATGCTTTACGATATTCTAATATTGTACATCGTAGAAAATATAAAAAATTTGATTTGGAGTTTGTAAAATCAAAAGACCCAAAAGATGATGGTATGTATATCATCCAGTTTAAAACCGAACGCAATAAATGGAATTATACTAATAGGGGGCATTCTACTACTTACAGTGGTTTTATATATATTAATAGAGATGACTATGCTATAACAAAAGTTATCGAAAATTGGGAGACCTCTTTAACTACAGAAGAAATTTTAAAATACAATTACTTTGGTAGTAATACTCCACAAAATCTTGATGAAATAAGAGAAATAAAAGTCAAAGAAGAGAACATTAATGAGTATAAAGCGCATAGTGATGGGAAATATTATGCTAGTTATGTATTTAAAAGAGACTATAGAGAACACATTCTAAAAACTGGTGAGAAAACCAATTACATCTTTCAATCTAATGCTTCTCTTTTTAATATTGAAACTGATAATTTAGAAGTCATTGAATATGATCATTACAGACAAAATGAAACTGTTTTAAGACGCGTGAAGTATGATGAAGTTTTCTGGAATTCGTTTGATAATGATTTATACTTAAAATTAAAGCAAGGCTAAATTAATAAGCAATGTGTAATATTTTATATCTTTAAATGTTATAAAATCATTGCTTATGAAATTCTTAAAAAAGTTTTTAAAATGGTTCATAGGAATCATCGGAGTTCTAATTATTACAGCATATATTTTTGATTACGAATATATTCTAAAAGGAATAAGAGTTGTATATTTTACAGGGCATACTACTGCTTTTATTGATGATTATCCTTATTTTGAAAATGATGTAATTAAAAAAGGTGTAGAAACCGACGCTTGGCCTTTAGATAACAACTATAATACTGTAACTGCTACCGAAACATTAAAAAAAACCAATGACGAATTAGGAACTGTAGCTTATCTCATAATAAAAAATGATAGTGTTTTTTATGAATGGTATGCAGATGGTTATAGTAAAGATTCTAAAACTAATTCTTTTTCTATGGCGAAAAGCATCGTGACTTCTTTACTTGGGAAAGCCATTATGGAAGGTCATATAAAAAGTTTAGACCAGCCTATTAGTGATTTTTATCCTCAATACGAAGGTAAAAAAACAACTGTTGGTGATTTATCATCAATGGCTTCTGGCTTAGATTGGGTTGAGCATTATTCAAGTCCTTTTTCAATTACAGCAAGAGCTAATTATGATGATGATTTAGGCGATACTATTTTAGGTTTAGAAATTGTAGAAACGCCAGGAGAATCTTTTAAATATTTAAGCGGAAGCACACAGCTTTTAGGAATGATTATACAGGAAGCAACAGGAAAACAACTAGCAGAATATCTTTCTGAAAGTTTCTGGCAACCTCTGGGCACATCTAATGATGCCTTATGGGAGTTAGATGATGATGAAAATAGATTAGCTAAAGCGTTTTGTTGTATTTCAAGTAATGCAAGAGATTTTGCCCGTTTTGGGAAATTGTATAAAGATCATGGACAATGGAACGGTAAGCAACTATTAGACTCCACATTCGTGGCCACTGCGACACAACCTCGATTTAAAGGACAACCTTATGGTTATGGATTTTGGATTAGTGATTACAAGAACAAGCACATTTTTGCTATGCGAGGTATCCTTGGGCAATATGTAATTACTATCCCTGAAGATGATTTAATTATTGTTCGTTTGGGTCATAAACGAGCCAATAGCTTTTCGAATTCTTTTACTTCAGATTTTTATACT is from Flavobacteriaceae bacterium and encodes:
- a CDS encoding class C beta-lactamase-related serine hydrolase, whose product is MKFLKKFLKWFIGIIGVLIITAYIFDYEYILKGIRVVYFTGHTTAFIDDYPYFENDVIKKGVETDAWPLDNNYNTVTATETLKKTNDELGTVAYLIIKNDSVFYEWYADGYSKDSKTNSFSMAKSIVTSLLGKAIMEGHIKSLDQPISDFYPQYEGKKTTVGDLSSMASGLDWVEHYSSPFSITARANYDDDLGDTILGLEIVETPGESFKYLSGSTQLLGMIIQEATGKQLAEYLSESFWQPLGTSNDALWELDDDENRLAKAFCCISSNARDFARFGKLYKDHGQWNGKQLLDSTFVATATQPRFKGQPYGYGFWISDYKNKHIFAMRGILGQYVITIPEDDLIIVRLGHKRANSFSNSFTSDFYTYIDEAYRMLN